A window of Apium graveolens cultivar Ventura chromosome 8, ASM990537v1, whole genome shotgun sequence contains these coding sequences:
- the LOC141676493 gene encoding uncharacterized protein LOC141676493 isoform X3 produces the protein MGNLQEPNVFSTDQDKSNPSISDISVQSWSVADTTTNNIISRLQPTCFSDRRRIQVINFIHGLIKRFCHIEVLPYGSVPLKTYLPDGDIDLTAFAGANVEEAVANDIVSELQRQERDSDAEFLVKEIRLIHAEVKLVKCLVQNIVVDISFNQIGGLCTLCFLEQVDRVIGKDHLFKRSILLIKAWCYYESRILGAHHGLISTYALETLVLYIFQVFHSTLDGPLAVLYKFLDYFSKFDWKNYCITLSGPVRLSSLPEFETELPENVGGGLLLTEDFYRHCLEAFSVPLKGGGMHAGTFAKKHLNIVDPLKEFNNLGRSVSEGNFYRIKSAFTFGARKLGQILLLSGDCIAAELCTFFSNTLDRHGSGPRPDVRDVVYMLAPSVTRHATSIPESESNQEEEDGVCIFTALNSEMNFGTVNGKQTGSTHLSTVVDGSATGSNVPNLNCHLSVDAEADAMSRMEALQIQNDTQNSPSTSREKTDLQERKPHYAPHLYFCKPSLGCRESKYEESVMTQSEDCDKRVSYKDRQELDEEKGTDNGHNQGSEVLGPVRSVNVSSADSLTPNGSLASTNNAASPESSDSSLDLLGDFDAHFHCLQYGQWFLEVSSTMQAWPVPRPPLPPPPPPLHIYSMNSWNAIQHSSLQNVFSNGNVNGLVHGPGFCPPINPMVVPHASYGFEEMPKPRGTGTYFPNLVRTHFALVLLHNSLC, from the exons ATGGGTAATCTTCAAGAACCAAATGTGTTTTCTACAGACCAAGACAAATCAAACCCATCTATTTCTGACATAAGTGTTCAAAGCTGGAGTGTTGCTGATACAACTACTAACAACATCATTTCTCGTCTTCAGCCTACTTGTTTTTCAGATAGAAGAAGGATTCAAGTTATTAATTTTATTCATGGCCTCATTAAAAGATTTTGTCATATAGAG GTCCTTCCTTATGGATCAGTCCCCTTAAAAACATATCTTCCTGATGGGGACATTGACTTGACTGCTTTTGCTGGTGCAAATGTTGAGGAGGCTGTAGCCAATGATATAGTCTCAGAACTTCAGAGACAAGAAAGAGATAGTGATGCTGAGTTCTTGGTCAAGGAGATTCGCTTAATTCATGCAGAG GTCAAGCTAGTGAAGTGCCTTGTGCAAAATATTGTGGTGGATATATCCTTTAATCAGATTGGAGGACTGTGTACACTCTGCTTTCTTGAGCAA GTTGATCGTGTCATCGGAAAAGATCATCTTTTCAAACGTAGCATTTTACTTATCAAAGCATGGTGTTACTATGAAAGCCGTATTCTCGGGGCTCATCATGGATTGATTTCAACATATGCATTGGAGACCTTAGTTTTATACATCTTTCAAGTCTTCCACTCAACATTAGATGGTCCATTAGCT GTTCTGTATAAATTTTTGGACTATTTCAGTAAATTTGATTGGAAGAACTACTGCATCACTTTAAGTGGTCCAGTTCGTCTTTCTTCCTTGCCAGAATTTGAGA CCGAATTGCCTGAAAATGTTGGGGGTGGATTGTTACTGACTGAGGATTTCTATAGACATTGTTTGGAAGCATTTTCAGTTCCCTTAAAAGGTGGTGGAATGCATGCGGGAACTTTTGCCAAGAAGCATCTCAACATAGTTGACCCACTTAAAGAATTTAATAACCTGGGCCGCAGTGTCAGTGAAG GAAATTTTTATCGGATAAAGAGTGCTTTCACTTTTGGAGCTCGAAAACTCGGACAAATACTATTGCTGTCTGGAGATTGTATAGCTGCCGAACTTTGTACATTTTTCTCAAATACATTAGATAGGCATGGAAGTGGACCAAGGCCTGATGTTCGAGACGTTGTTTATATGTTGGCTCCTAGTGTAACTCGTCATGCAACTTCCATTCCGGAAAGTGAGTCAAACCAAGAAGAGGag GACGGAGTCTGCATCTTTACAGCATTAAATTCTGAAATGAATTTTGGAACTGTAAATGGAAAGCAGACAGGCTCTACGCATTTATCAACAGTTGTTGATGGTTCTGCAACAGGGAGCAATGTCCCCAATCTAAACTGCCACTTATCCGTGGATGCTGAAGCTGATGCAATGTCCAGAATGGAAGCTCTTCAAATTCAGAATGATACGCAAAATAGCCCTAGTACATCCAGGGAAAAAACAGATCTTCAAGAAAGAAAACCACACTATGCACCCCATCTTTATTTCTGTAAACCCTCTTTAGGTTGTAGGGAGTCGAAATATGAGGAGTCAGTCATGACCCAGTCAGAGGACTGTGATAAAAGAGTTTCTTATAAGGATCGACAAGAACTTGACGAAGAGAAGGGTACTGATAATGGCCACAACCAGGGTAGTGAGGTCTTGGGACCTGTTAGATCAGTGAATGTTTCTTCCGCAGATTCCCTTACACCTAACGGTAGTTTGGCCTCGACAAACAATGCTGCAAGTCCTGAGTCTTCAGACTCATCGTTAGATCTTCTCGGGGACTTTGATGCGCACTTTCATTGTTTGCAATATGGTCAGTGGTTCCTAGAGGTTAGCTCGACTATGCAAGCATGGCCAGTGCCTCGACCACCACTGCCGCCACCACCACCACCACTTCATATCTATAGCATGAATTCTTGGAATGCTATCCAGCATTCATCACTACAGAATGTGTTTTCAAATGGAAACGTCAATGGCTTAGTCCATGGTCCAGGTTTCTGTCCTCCTATAAACCCAATGGTCGTGCCTCATGCATCTTATGGTTTTGAAGAAATGCCAAAGCCGCGTGGAACTGGGACGTACTTTCCTAACCTGGTGCGCACCCATTTTGCCTTGGTTTTATTGCATAATTCATTGTGTTGA
- the LOC141676493 gene encoding uncharacterized protein LOC141676493 isoform X1, with product MGNLQEPNVFSTDQDKSNPSISDISVQSWSVADTTTNNIISRLQPTCFSDRRRIQVINFIHGLIKRFCHIEVLPYGSVPLKTYLPDGDIDLTAFAGANVEEAVANDIVSELQRQERDSDAEFLVKEIRLIHAEVKLVKCLVQNIVVDISFNQIGGLCTLCFLEQVDRVIGKDHLFKRSILLIKAWCYYESRILGAHHGLISTYALETLVLYIFQVFHSTLDGPLAVLYKFLDYFSKFDWKNYCITLSGPVRLSSLPEFETELPENVGGGLLLTEDFYRHCLEAFSVPLKGGGMHAGTFAKKHLNIVDPLKEFNNLGRSVSEGNFYRIKSAFTFGARKLGQILLLSGDCIAAELCTFFSNTLDRHGSGPRPDVRDVVYMLAPSVTRHATSIPESESNQEEEDGVCIFTALNSEMNFGTVNGKQTGSTHLSTVVDGSATGSNVPNLNCHLSVDAEADAMSRMEALQIQNDTQNSPSTSREKTDLQERKPHYAPHLYFCKPSLGCRESKYEESVMTQSEDCDKRVSYKDRQELDEEKGTDNGHNQGSEVLGPVRSVNVSSADSLTPNGSLASTNNAASPESSDSSLDLLGDFDAHFHCLQYGQWFLEVSSTMQAWPVPRPPLPPPPPPLHIYSMNSWNAIQHSSLQNVFSNGNVNGLVHGPGFCPPINPMVVPHASYGFEEMPKPRGTGTYFPNLNRPQHGYRPSAVKGRIKAPARSYNSNGQTPRFTEFPVEQNGELIGYLDGPHSDPWRNINGAIVQPNGVVEFRPLLHVLPGAPFQESSRQLKPDSLPESVKPVLSTPGILSPGAVAGLDDVRSTRPSSYSYYLKDEDDFPPLSV from the exons ATGGGTAATCTTCAAGAACCAAATGTGTTTTCTACAGACCAAGACAAATCAAACCCATCTATTTCTGACATAAGTGTTCAAAGCTGGAGTGTTGCTGATACAACTACTAACAACATCATTTCTCGTCTTCAGCCTACTTGTTTTTCAGATAGAAGAAGGATTCAAGTTATTAATTTTATTCATGGCCTCATTAAAAGATTTTGTCATATAGAG GTCCTTCCTTATGGATCAGTCCCCTTAAAAACATATCTTCCTGATGGGGACATTGACTTGACTGCTTTTGCTGGTGCAAATGTTGAGGAGGCTGTAGCCAATGATATAGTCTCAGAACTTCAGAGACAAGAAAGAGATAGTGATGCTGAGTTCTTGGTCAAGGAGATTCGCTTAATTCATGCAGAG GTCAAGCTAGTGAAGTGCCTTGTGCAAAATATTGTGGTGGATATATCCTTTAATCAGATTGGAGGACTGTGTACACTCTGCTTTCTTGAGCAA GTTGATCGTGTCATCGGAAAAGATCATCTTTTCAAACGTAGCATTTTACTTATCAAAGCATGGTGTTACTATGAAAGCCGTATTCTCGGGGCTCATCATGGATTGATTTCAACATATGCATTGGAGACCTTAGTTTTATACATCTTTCAAGTCTTCCACTCAACATTAGATGGTCCATTAGCT GTTCTGTATAAATTTTTGGACTATTTCAGTAAATTTGATTGGAAGAACTACTGCATCACTTTAAGTGGTCCAGTTCGTCTTTCTTCCTTGCCAGAATTTGAGA CCGAATTGCCTGAAAATGTTGGGGGTGGATTGTTACTGACTGAGGATTTCTATAGACATTGTTTGGAAGCATTTTCAGTTCCCTTAAAAGGTGGTGGAATGCATGCGGGAACTTTTGCCAAGAAGCATCTCAACATAGTTGACCCACTTAAAGAATTTAATAACCTGGGCCGCAGTGTCAGTGAAG GAAATTTTTATCGGATAAAGAGTGCTTTCACTTTTGGAGCTCGAAAACTCGGACAAATACTATTGCTGTCTGGAGATTGTATAGCTGCCGAACTTTGTACATTTTTCTCAAATACATTAGATAGGCATGGAAGTGGACCAAGGCCTGATGTTCGAGACGTTGTTTATATGTTGGCTCCTAGTGTAACTCGTCATGCAACTTCCATTCCGGAAAGTGAGTCAAACCAAGAAGAGGag GACGGAGTCTGCATCTTTACAGCATTAAATTCTGAAATGAATTTTGGAACTGTAAATGGAAAGCAGACAGGCTCTACGCATTTATCAACAGTTGTTGATGGTTCTGCAACAGGGAGCAATGTCCCCAATCTAAACTGCCACTTATCCGTGGATGCTGAAGCTGATGCAATGTCCAGAATGGAAGCTCTTCAAATTCAGAATGATACGCAAAATAGCCCTAGTACATCCAGGGAAAAAACAGATCTTCAAGAAAGAAAACCACACTATGCACCCCATCTTTATTTCTGTAAACCCTCTTTAGGTTGTAGGGAGTCGAAATATGAGGAGTCAGTCATGACCCAGTCAGAGGACTGTGATAAAAGAGTTTCTTATAAGGATCGACAAGAACTTGACGAAGAGAAGGGTACTGATAATGGCCACAACCAGGGTAGTGAGGTCTTGGGACCTGTTAGATCAGTGAATGTTTCTTCCGCAGATTCCCTTACACCTAACGGTAGTTTGGCCTCGACAAACAATGCTGCAAGTCCTGAGTCTTCAGACTCATCGTTAGATCTTCTCGGGGACTTTGATGCGCACTTTCATTGTTTGCAATATGGTCAGTGGTTCCTAGAGGTTAGCTCGACTATGCAAGCATGGCCAGTGCCTCGACCACCACTGCCGCCACCACCACCACCACTTCATATCTATAGCATGAATTCTTGGAATGCTATCCAGCATTCATCACTACAGAATGTGTTTTCAAATGGAAACGTCAATGGCTTAGTCCATGGTCCAGGTTTCTGTCCTCCTATAAACCCAATGGTCGTGCCTCATGCATCTTATGGTTTTGAAGAAATGCCAAAGCCGCGTGGAACTGGGACGTACTTTCCTAACCTG AATCGCCCCCAACATGGTTATAGACCATCAGCAGTTAAAGGAAGGATTAAAGCACCAGCAAGGTCCTATAATAGCAATGGCCAGACACCGCGATTTACTGAATTCCCTGTCGAACAGAATGGTGAGTTGATTGGGTATTTAGATGGACCCCACTCTGATCCCTGGAGGAATATTAATGGCGCTATTGTGCAACCCAATGGAGTTGTTGAATTCCGTCCTTTACTTCATGTACTACCTGGAGCACCCTTTCAAGAGAGCAGCAGGCAGCTAAAACCTGATTCACTGCCGGAAAGTGTTAAACCCGTACTTTCTACTCCTGGCATTCTGAGTCCTGGAGCTGTTGCTGGTCTCGATGATGTTAG GTCTACGCGGCCATCATCTTACTCTTACTATCTTAAAGATGAAGATGACTTCCCACCTTTGTCCGTATGA
- the LOC141676493 gene encoding uncharacterized protein LOC141676493 isoform X2, translating to MRQPCFKLHQSIWANGGEVLPYGSVPLKTYLPDGDIDLTAFAGANVEEAVANDIVSELQRQERDSDAEFLVKEIRLIHAEVKLVKCLVQNIVVDISFNQIGGLCTLCFLEQVDRVIGKDHLFKRSILLIKAWCYYESRILGAHHGLISTYALETLVLYIFQVFHSTLDGPLAVLYKFLDYFSKFDWKNYCITLSGPVRLSSLPEFETELPENVGGGLLLTEDFYRHCLEAFSVPLKGGGMHAGTFAKKHLNIVDPLKEFNNLGRSVSEGNFYRIKSAFTFGARKLGQILLLSGDCIAAELCTFFSNTLDRHGSGPRPDVRDVVYMLAPSVTRHATSIPESESNQEEEDGVCIFTALNSEMNFGTVNGKQTGSTHLSTVVDGSATGSNVPNLNCHLSVDAEADAMSRMEALQIQNDTQNSPSTSREKTDLQERKPHYAPHLYFCKPSLGCRESKYEESVMTQSEDCDKRVSYKDRQELDEEKGTDNGHNQGSEVLGPVRSVNVSSADSLTPNGSLASTNNAASPESSDSSLDLLGDFDAHFHCLQYGQWFLEVSSTMQAWPVPRPPLPPPPPPLHIYSMNSWNAIQHSSLQNVFSNGNVNGLVHGPGFCPPINPMVVPHASYGFEEMPKPRGTGTYFPNLNRPQHGYRPSAVKGRIKAPARSYNSNGQTPRFTEFPVEQNGELIGYLDGPHSDPWRNINGAIVQPNGVVEFRPLLHVLPGAPFQESSRQLKPDSLPESVKPVLSTPGILSPGAVAGLDDVRSTRPSSYSYYLKDEDDFPPLSV from the exons ATGAGGCAGCCCTGTTTTAAGTTGCATCAATCAATTTGGGCAAACGGAGGCGAG GTCCTTCCTTATGGATCAGTCCCCTTAAAAACATATCTTCCTGATGGGGACATTGACTTGACTGCTTTTGCTGGTGCAAATGTTGAGGAGGCTGTAGCCAATGATATAGTCTCAGAACTTCAGAGACAAGAAAGAGATAGTGATGCTGAGTTCTTGGTCAAGGAGATTCGCTTAATTCATGCAGAG GTCAAGCTAGTGAAGTGCCTTGTGCAAAATATTGTGGTGGATATATCCTTTAATCAGATTGGAGGACTGTGTACACTCTGCTTTCTTGAGCAA GTTGATCGTGTCATCGGAAAAGATCATCTTTTCAAACGTAGCATTTTACTTATCAAAGCATGGTGTTACTATGAAAGCCGTATTCTCGGGGCTCATCATGGATTGATTTCAACATATGCATTGGAGACCTTAGTTTTATACATCTTTCAAGTCTTCCACTCAACATTAGATGGTCCATTAGCT GTTCTGTATAAATTTTTGGACTATTTCAGTAAATTTGATTGGAAGAACTACTGCATCACTTTAAGTGGTCCAGTTCGTCTTTCTTCCTTGCCAGAATTTGAGA CCGAATTGCCTGAAAATGTTGGGGGTGGATTGTTACTGACTGAGGATTTCTATAGACATTGTTTGGAAGCATTTTCAGTTCCCTTAAAAGGTGGTGGAATGCATGCGGGAACTTTTGCCAAGAAGCATCTCAACATAGTTGACCCACTTAAAGAATTTAATAACCTGGGCCGCAGTGTCAGTGAAG GAAATTTTTATCGGATAAAGAGTGCTTTCACTTTTGGAGCTCGAAAACTCGGACAAATACTATTGCTGTCTGGAGATTGTATAGCTGCCGAACTTTGTACATTTTTCTCAAATACATTAGATAGGCATGGAAGTGGACCAAGGCCTGATGTTCGAGACGTTGTTTATATGTTGGCTCCTAGTGTAACTCGTCATGCAACTTCCATTCCGGAAAGTGAGTCAAACCAAGAAGAGGag GACGGAGTCTGCATCTTTACAGCATTAAATTCTGAAATGAATTTTGGAACTGTAAATGGAAAGCAGACAGGCTCTACGCATTTATCAACAGTTGTTGATGGTTCTGCAACAGGGAGCAATGTCCCCAATCTAAACTGCCACTTATCCGTGGATGCTGAAGCTGATGCAATGTCCAGAATGGAAGCTCTTCAAATTCAGAATGATACGCAAAATAGCCCTAGTACATCCAGGGAAAAAACAGATCTTCAAGAAAGAAAACCACACTATGCACCCCATCTTTATTTCTGTAAACCCTCTTTAGGTTGTAGGGAGTCGAAATATGAGGAGTCAGTCATGACCCAGTCAGAGGACTGTGATAAAAGAGTTTCTTATAAGGATCGACAAGAACTTGACGAAGAGAAGGGTACTGATAATGGCCACAACCAGGGTAGTGAGGTCTTGGGACCTGTTAGATCAGTGAATGTTTCTTCCGCAGATTCCCTTACACCTAACGGTAGTTTGGCCTCGACAAACAATGCTGCAAGTCCTGAGTCTTCAGACTCATCGTTAGATCTTCTCGGGGACTTTGATGCGCACTTTCATTGTTTGCAATATGGTCAGTGGTTCCTAGAGGTTAGCTCGACTATGCAAGCATGGCCAGTGCCTCGACCACCACTGCCGCCACCACCACCACCACTTCATATCTATAGCATGAATTCTTGGAATGCTATCCAGCATTCATCACTACAGAATGTGTTTTCAAATGGAAACGTCAATGGCTTAGTCCATGGTCCAGGTTTCTGTCCTCCTATAAACCCAATGGTCGTGCCTCATGCATCTTATGGTTTTGAAGAAATGCCAAAGCCGCGTGGAACTGGGACGTACTTTCCTAACCTG AATCGCCCCCAACATGGTTATAGACCATCAGCAGTTAAAGGAAGGATTAAAGCACCAGCAAGGTCCTATAATAGCAATGGCCAGACACCGCGATTTACTGAATTCCCTGTCGAACAGAATGGTGAGTTGATTGGGTATTTAGATGGACCCCACTCTGATCCCTGGAGGAATATTAATGGCGCTATTGTGCAACCCAATGGAGTTGTTGAATTCCGTCCTTTACTTCATGTACTACCTGGAGCACCCTTTCAAGAGAGCAGCAGGCAGCTAAAACCTGATTCACTGCCGGAAAGTGTTAAACCCGTACTTTCTACTCCTGGCATTCTGAGTCCTGGAGCTGTTGCTGGTCTCGATGATGTTAG GTCTACGCGGCCATCATCTTACTCTTACTATCTTAAAGATGAAGATGACTTCCCACCTTTGTCCGTATGA